ACTGCGGCTTTTGGCAATAACTTTGACTGGCTCGCTATCCATGTACCAGTTAATATAATCAATATCGTGAATCATTACGTGCATACTTAAATCAGAAGCACCTATGTAACGCTTTGGCCCGGTAATTGGGCTGTTACGACGACAATAAAGATGAATAATATCACCCAATTCGCCGTTATCGAGGCGCTGTTTAATCATATTAAAACGAGGATCAAATCTGAGTAAAAAGCCAACTGTAAACACTTTGTCGTAGTCTTTGGTCAGTTCATACATTGCTTTGCCGTCTTCCAGTTCTTTTGCAAGTGGTTTTTCGAGTAAAATGTGTTTTTTGTATTTTACAGCTTCTTCCACGCAATCACGGTGCATATTATCAGGTAAAACAATGCTCACAGCTTCAATCTCCGTATTTGCTAGGAGTTCGTGGTAGTCTTTGTATGCTTTACACTGAAATTTTTCTGCCATTTCGGCACGTCTTTCATCGTTGTACTCACAAATTGCTACTAACTCTACTTGCGGAAGTTTTTGGTAAATTTCTGCATGATACTGCCCCATTTGTCCAACGCCAATTACGCCAACTTTGATTTGCTTTGTCATATCACTTACCTCTTTCTTCTTGAATTTTTTGGATTTCGTTTGTAAAGCGGGTGGTTATTTCCTGTGGCCGAGTTACTGCGCCGCCAACAACAACGGCATAACAACCTAACGTAAGAACTTGTCGTGCTTTACTAGGCGAATCGATTTTCCCTTCTGCAATCACTGGGCGCTTCGTACTTTTCAAAACTTCTTTTAAATGGGAGAAATCGTCGTCGCTGATATTTTTATTCGCTGTTTCTTCGGTGTAGCCGTAAAGTGTCGTGCCAATTAAGTCGAAACCGAGGGAATCAGCGTAATAAACGTCTTCAATACTACCTGTGTCTGCCATGAAAAGCGTGTTTGGAAACTCTTTTCGAATGGCGCTTAGTATTTCTTTGAGGTCTTCG
The sequence above is drawn from the Listeria monocytogenes genome and encodes:
- a CDS encoding Gfo/Idh/MocA family protein, with the translated sequence MTKQIKVGVIGVGQMGQYHAEIYQKLPQVELVAICEYNDERRAEMAEKFQCKAYKDYHELLANTEIEAVSIVLPDNMHRDCVEEAVKYKKHILLEKPLAKELEDGKAMYELTKDYDKVFTVGFLLRFDPRFNMIKQRLDNGELGDIIHLYCRRNSPITGPKRYIGASDLSMHVMIHDIDYINWYMDSEPVKVIAKSRSVLLKEYGMNDVIYAIVTYENGAIACLEACWVLPENSPTIIDDKLELVGTKGVAYVDSCDHGVRFVSEKGVSYPDSRHWYYTNGEVSGDLAEEVMAFINNVANNTKSIITPKEAYDSLRVVDAIERSISEGKEVSL
- a CDS encoding N-acetylmannosamine-6-phosphate 2-epimerase — protein: MGNSVMEKIKGGLVVSCQALEDEPLHSAFIMSKMALAAVQGGAVGIRANTAKDIRAIQSEIDVPIIGIYKKDYDDSDVFITPTLKEVREICETGVEIVAMDATTRKRPHNEDLKEILSAIRKEFPNTLFMADTGSIEDVYYADSLGFDLIGTTLYGYTEETANKNISDDDFSHLKEVLKSTKRPVIAEGKIDSPSKARQVLTLGCYAVVVGGAVTRPQEITTRFTNEIQKIQEERGK